In Nicotiana tabacum cultivar K326 chromosome 19, ASM71507v2, whole genome shotgun sequence, one DNA window encodes the following:
- the LOC107815886 gene encoding uncharacterized protein LOC107815886 isoform X2, whose amino-acid sequence MIELFDGKGGLVEGCIQSVDQTGLDIVALENPKSVSPHSTQWRIYAAFGTLKGGRADWLVEKCTELGACSVTPLLTERSPSISENRVDRLQRVSFAAAKQCQRLHEMVLNPPAKIGALLPLVKNSKLAFIAVAEAKPVFSALSSIKKESAGLMIIGPEGDLTEKELNMILEAGATAVGLGPHRLRVETATVALLSALMLWGDNQETSKV is encoded by the exons ATGATAG AACTATTTGATGGAAAAGGAGGATTAGTTGAAGGTTGTATACAGAGCGTTGATCAGACAGGATTGGACATTGTGGCTCTCGAGAATCCAAAGTCAGTATCTCCTCATAGCACGCAGTGGCGTATCTATGCTGCATTTG GTACTCTGAAGGGAGGCCGAGCCGATTGGCTTGTGGAGAAATGTACG GAGTTAGGAGCCTGCAGTGTGACCCCCTTATTGACGGAACGGTCTCCTTCCATATCAGAAAATCGCGTGGACAGATTACAACGTGTCAGTTTTGCTGCAGCTAAACAAT GCCAACGGCTGCATGAAATGGTTCTAAATCCTCCTGCAAAAATTGGTGCACTTTTACCTCTT GTCAAAAATTCAAAGCTTGCATTTATTGCTGTGGCAGAAGCTAAACCAGTATTTAGTGCTTTAAGTTCCATTAAGAAAGAATCAGCTGGACTGATGATAATTGGACCAGAAGGAG ACTTAACAGAAAAGGAGTTAAACATGATCCTGGAGGCTGGGGCAACTGCTGTTGGGCTTGGACCGCATCGTCTACGAGTTGAAACTGCTACAGTAGCTCTGTTGTCAGCTTTAATGTTGTGGGGTGACAACCAGGAAACATCAAAGGTCTAG
- the LOC107815886 gene encoding uncharacterized protein LOC107815886 isoform X1 yields the protein MHAPVWGPQLGNLFNHSCLIANRLRAFSSSAYSNQSRGGLPRFYSEKLPPSKDGVVRVKGDEFWHMTRVLRLTVHDRVELFDGKGGLVEGCIQSVDQTGLDIVALENPKSVSPHSTQWRIYAAFGTLKGGRADWLVEKCTELGACSVTPLLTERSPSISENRVDRLQRVSFAAAKQCQRLHEMVLNPPAKIGALLPLVKNSKLAFIAVAEAKPVFSALSSIKKESAGLMIIGPEGDLTEKELNMILEAGATAVGLGPHRLRVETATVALLSALMLWGDNQETSKV from the exons ATGCATGCACCAGTTTGGGGTCCTCAGCTAGGAAATTTGTTCAATCATTCATGCCTAATAGCAAACAGGTTGcgggcattttcttcatcagctTACTCTAACCAGTCTCGCGGTGGCCTTCCTCGCTTCTACTCTGAGAAGCTCCCTCCTTCCAAG GATGGTGTTGTTCGTGTTAAAGGTGATGAATTCTGGCACATGACCAGGGTTTTAAGGTTGACAGTTCATGATAG GGTAGAACTATTTGATGGAAAAGGAGGATTAGTTGAAGGTTGTATACAGAGCGTTGATCAGACAGGATTGGACATTGTGGCTCTCGAGAATCCAAAGTCAGTATCTCCTCATAGCACGCAGTGGCGTATCTATGCTGCATTTG GTACTCTGAAGGGAGGCCGAGCCGATTGGCTTGTGGAGAAATGTACG GAGTTAGGAGCCTGCAGTGTGACCCCCTTATTGACGGAACGGTCTCCTTCCATATCAGAAAATCGCGTGGACAGATTACAACGTGTCAGTTTTGCTGCAGCTAAACAAT GCCAACGGCTGCATGAAATGGTTCTAAATCCTCCTGCAAAAATTGGTGCACTTTTACCTCTT GTCAAAAATTCAAAGCTTGCATTTATTGCTGTGGCAGAAGCTAAACCAGTATTTAGTGCTTTAAGTTCCATTAAGAAAGAATCAGCTGGACTGATGATAATTGGACCAGAAGGAG ACTTAACAGAAAAGGAGTTAAACATGATCCTGGAGGCTGGGGCAACTGCTGTTGGGCTTGGACCGCATCGTCTACGAGTTGAAACTGCTACAGTAGCTCTGTTGTCAGCTTTAATGTTGTGGGGTGACAACCAGGAAACATCAAAGGTCTAG